A segment of the Phycisphaerales bacterium AB-hyl4 genome:
CGAAGCTGGGCTTCGTTGTAGCCGAGCATCTGCTGCATGGCCAGATTGGCCTCGGCCAGCTTGCCGTCGGGGTTGATCAGCGCGATGCCCAGTTGCGTGCTCTCGAACACTGCCCGGAACCGCTGCACGCTTTCGCCCAGCGCTTCCTCGGCCCGCCGACGTTCGGTGATGTCTTCCAGCGTGCCGAGCACCTGGGCGACCCCGCCCTCTTCTGTGCGGGTGAAGCCGGTGACCCGGGCTTCGAACCAACGCCAGTCCCCGTCGCTGTGGCGGAGTCGGTACTCGGCGTCGATTACCGTGCCGGCGGGCGCGTCGGCGAGCTGTTCGAGCAGTCGGCGGAACGCGGCCCGATCGTCTTCATGGAAAAGCTGCACCAATTGACCGCGGTCCATCGCCTGAAGCTGAGCCTCGGTATAGCCGAGCATCGTGCGGACCTGCGAGTTGGCGTAGATGAGTTGGCTCTTGATCAGATCGACGACGACAAACAGCAACGGGGCCGTGTCCGCGACCGAATTGATAAAGTGCTCGCTGTCGCGCAAGTGCTTCGCAGCGCGTTCGCGTTCGACCACTCGGCCAAGTTGTGTGCCGATCTGTGTCATCACTTCAATCAACCGATCATCAGGCTGGATATTGCGCTCTGAGAAAAACTCCAGCACCGCCACCACCTGGTCCCCCGCCCAGACCGGCAACGCCATTGCCGTCCGCACCGCCTGCTCCTGCGCACGCAGGGTGCGAATCAGCGGCTCTTCCGATTCATGCATGCTCCAAGCGGGTCGGCCAGTCTGATAGACACGGCCGACGAGACCGACCCCCCGGCGAATAGAACTGCGACGGACCGCCTCCGTCAGCGCCGAATCATCTTCGATCTGCTCCGCTGTGGCGCAGTCCAGCAGCAGCAGATTGTCCCCCTCCGCCTCGTCAGGGAGGAACGCCAGCCCCACCATCCAACCCCCCGTGCGACAGACCTGTTCGAGCACCTGACGCACCGCCGACGCCAGGCCGGAAGATTCGTTGGCCGCCGCCGTCGTCGTCTGCATCAGACGCAGCCAGGCGGTGCGCTGTTCGACGTTTTTCTCCAATTGCCGATTCAAATTTTTCAGTTCATCTTCAAAGGTCTTACGGGCCACGGCTTGCGAAAGGATGTGTGCAACCGACTGAATAAAATTCACATCTTCCTGCGTGAAGCGACGCGGCCGAACGCTGTGCACCCCCAGCACCCCGAACGGACGGTGGCTGCCCTGAATCACCACGCTCAAGCCGCTGATCACGCTGGCGTGGCGAAGCAGCGGCGGCCCCGAAAAACGCTGTTCATTGCCCAGGTCGTCAACCACCACCGGCGTGCCCACCGCCAGCGTATAGCCCGCCTGCGAGTCCAGCCCCGCATCCACGCGCGCATGCCCCACCATCCCCGGCTCCCACCCCACGCCCGACCGCAGCAACAACTCCATCCGCCCGGGCAACAGCTCCAGCACCTTGGCGTACTCCACGCACAGCGTCCGCGCCACCGCCTTCGTCGCTTCGTCCATCAGCAGCTGAAGGTCCGTCCCCTCCAGCGCACGCTGGCCCAGCTCGGCGACCACGGCCTGCTGCGCGACGCGGCACTGGCTTTGATCGACCAGGTCGCGCAGGCGGGTCACATCGGTGAACGTGAGCACGACGCCTTCGATCCGGTTCTGAGCCGTGCGGTACGGCAGCACGCGCATCGTGTACCACGTGCCCGTCGCGGTGCGGATTTCTTTCTCCACCGGCGACAGCCGATCCAGCACCGCCGCGGCCTCGCCCAGCAGACTCTCGTCGGTCAGCCGCATCATCGCGCGGTTGATCGGCCGACCGCGATCGCTCGTCTCCAGCCCCAGCAGCCGCGCTGCCGACGGGGTGAACCGCTTGATGCACAGGTCCGTGTCAAGAAACACGGTGGCGATGTCCGTGCTCGCGAGAAAATTGGAGATGTCATTGTTCGCCTGCTCCAGCTGGTCGACCTTTTCCTGCAACTGCGTGTTGAGCGAACGCAGCTCCTCGTTGAGCGACTGCAATTCTTCCTGCGAGGTTTCCAGTTCCTCGTTGGCCGACTGCAACTCCTCGTTCATCGACATGACCTGTTCGTTGGAGCTGCGCAACTGGTCGTTGGAGCATTCGAACTGGTCGATGGTGGCCTGGAGGTCCTCGCGGACGATGCTCAGCTCGTGTTCGAGTTGGGCAATCGTGTGCTTGCGGTCGAGGTCAGAGCCATCGCCATCGCCGTCGCCGTCGGCCGAGGGGGAGTGGCTGCCAGTGGAGAAGGCGTCTTCGAAAACCACCATCAGCACAGGCGCGTCGGCGGTGGTGTCCTGATTCACCGGGCGAACCGTCATGCGCACCAGGCTTGAGCCGGCGCTGGTCGCGGCGGTGACGGCCACGGGCCGACGGGTCTGAAGCGTTTCGTGCACGCCAGCTCGGAGCCGGTGTTGCGCCGGCTCGTCGAGCATGCTCAGGAGGTTGAGGCTTGGCTCGCCTTCGGGCAGGTGCAGGTAGCGGCGCGTCGGGCCATGCAGATGCAGGATCTCGTACTGCCCGTTGATCGCGACGCATGCCGGAGCGTACTCCTGCATCACGATCCGCCGAATGGTTTCGCCCAGGTTGCTGTGACTCTCGACACGGCGTGGGGGCGTCGGCCGCGTGTGCGTACGCTCCGCACCGGTCAGTACCGGAAAGG
Coding sequences within it:
- a CDS encoding CheR family methyltransferase — protein: MTEREPSPPTRDDASPIDSSIDASRAAEGTTDVDQLFNCVLEQVCNVTGCDFRPYKKSMIRRRIERRMALACTSDLAGYVHLLEQRPDEAQRLLQDLLISVTAFFREPETFRILEEQAIPDIVKQRSANAPPIRVWVPGCATGEEAYTLAMLFHEALGDKAASQLQVFATDIDRRALEFARAGRYPNEISTDIDEHRLQRFFHKQPDRTYRVRKSLRESIVFAPQNLLTDPPFLRLNLICCRNLMIYLEPDIQARLLSLFHMAIADEGYLVLGHSESVGRKRELFAPVADERRVYHKLPAARRQPAAFPVLTGAERTHTRPTPPRRVESHSNLGETIRRIVMQEYAPACVAINGQYEILHLHGPTRRYLHLPEGEPSLNLLSMLDEPAQHRLRAGVHETLQTRRPVAVTAATSAGSSLVRMTVRPVNQDTTADAPVLMVVFEDAFSTGSHSPSADGDGDGDGSDLDRKHTIAQLEHELSIVREDLQATIDQFECSNDQLRSSNEQVMSMNEELQSANEELETSQEELQSLNEELRSLNTQLQEKVDQLEQANNDISNFLASTDIATVFLDTDLCIKRFTPSAARLLGLETSDRGRPINRAMMRLTDESLLGEAAAVLDRLSPVEKEIRTATGTWYTMRVLPYRTAQNRIEGVVLTFTDVTRLRDLVDQSQCRVAQQAVVAELGQRALEGTDLQLLMDEATKAVARTLCVEYAKVLELLPGRMELLLRSGVGWEPGMVGHARVDAGLDSQAGYTLAVGTPVVVDDLGNEQRFSGPPLLRHASVISGLSVVIQGSHRPFGVLGVHSVRPRRFTQEDVNFIQSVAHILSQAVARKTFEDELKNLNRQLEKNVEQRTAWLRLMQTTTAAANESSGLASAVRQVLEQVCRTGGWMVGLAFLPDEAEGDNLLLLDCATAEQIEDDSALTEAVRRSSIRRGVGLVGRVYQTGRPAWSMHESEEPLIRTLRAQEQAVRTAMALPVWAGDQVVAVLEFFSERNIQPDDRLIEVMTQIGTQLGRVVERERAAKHLRDSEHFINSVADTAPLLFVVVDLIKSQLIYANSQVRTMLGYTEAQLQAMDRGQLVQLFHEDDRAAFRRLLEQLADAPAGTVIDAEYRLRHSDGDWRWFEARVTGFTRTEEGGVAQVLGTLEDITERRRAEEALGESVQRFRAVFESTQLGIALINPDGKLAEANLAMQQMLGYNEAQLRQLTIHELTHEDERGTAEDRCIKLLTGEAEYYDMQKRLVHKDGRAIWVQCNASLIRDRTGAPLYAIAITQDITDQKDLDAALTELSLREQQRIGQELHDNLGQELTGLSFMAQNLRNQLREEGRGEAERVHELAEGLRRALENVRAVARGLYPVDLDSSDLVEALTELVRTTEAQYGIACRLDARTEAPKLERHATNHLFRVVQEAMRNAVKHAQPSRIEVCLARDEQARFEILVADDGCGMPDDAIKMEGIGLRIMHHRASVIGADLSVEPRDQGGTCVRCTFREK